Proteins from a single region of Pseudomonas fulva:
- a CDS encoding putative motility protein — protein sequence MELSSIASQVSSQASAQISAQMSLLLLRKTLELQSASISGLVQAAAPVSAPANPPNLGNSIDVMA from the coding sequence GTGGAGCTGAGCAGCATCGCCAGCCAGGTATCGAGTCAGGCATCGGCGCAGATTTCCGCGCAGATGTCGCTCCTGCTGCTGCGCAAGACGCTTGAGCTACAGAGCGCCAGCATCAGCGGCCTGGTACAGGCCGCTGCCCCGGTCAGCGCTCCCGCCAATCCGCCAAACCTGGGCAACAGCATCGATGTGATGGCCTGA
- the ppk1 gene encoding polyphosphate kinase 1: MSNEGLSENEQLDVPALSLPVIDEAPVETVVETPLVETAAAPVVVPSLDDSSLYIHRELSQLQFNIRVLEQALDESYPLLERLKFLLIFSSNLDEFFEIRVAGLKKQINFAREQAGADGLQPHQALSRISELVHEQVGRQYAILNDVLFPALAKHGINFIRRRYWTTKHKAWVRRYFRDEIAPIITPIGLDPTHPFPLLVNKSLNFIVELEGVDAFGRDSGLAVIPAPRLLPRIIKVPEEVGGPGANYVFLSSMIHAHADDLFPGMKVKGCYQFRLTRNADLSVDTEDVEDLARALRGELFSRRYGDAVRLEVVDSCPKHLTDQLLKQFGLSESELYQVNGPVNLTRLFSITGLDSHPELQHAPFTPVIPKLLQNSDNLFNVISKQDILLLHPFESFTPVVDLLRQAAKDPHVLAIKQTLYRSGANSEIVDALVEAARNGKEVTAVIELRARFDEESNLALASRLQAAGAVVIYGVVGFKTHSKMMLILRRENGEIRRYAHLGTGNYHAGNARLYTDYSLLTADVALGEDVSKLFSQLIGMGKTLRMKKLLHAPFTLKKTLLDLIAKETASAAEGKPAHIIAKFNSLTDAKIIRALYKASQTGVKIDLVVRGMCCLRPGIPGVSHNIQVRSIIGRFLEHTRVYYFLNGGDELIYLSSADWMERNLDKRVETCFPVEGKKLITRVKKELEAYLTDNTHAWVLQPDGRYVRLSPTGNQNSRSAQASLLEKLSAPVITAR; this comes from the coding sequence ATGAGCAACGAAGGACTCAGTGAGAACGAACAGCTCGATGTGCCGGCCCTCAGCCTGCCGGTGATCGACGAAGCGCCGGTGGAAACAGTCGTGGAAACACCCCTAGTCGAAACCGCGGCAGCGCCCGTGGTCGTGCCCAGCCTGGATGACAGCAGCCTGTACATCCATCGCGAGCTGTCGCAGCTGCAGTTCAACATCCGCGTGCTGGAACAGGCGCTGGACGAGTCCTACCCGTTGCTGGAACGCCTGAAGTTCCTGCTGATCTTCTCCAGCAACCTCGACGAGTTCTTCGAGATCCGCGTCGCCGGCCTGAAGAAGCAGATCAACTTCGCCCGCGAACAGGCCGGCGCCGACGGCCTGCAACCGCACCAGGCGCTGTCGCGCATTTCCGAGCTGGTGCACGAGCAGGTCGGCCGCCAGTACGCCATCCTCAACGATGTGCTGTTCCCGGCACTGGCCAAGCACGGCATCAATTTCATCCGTCGCCGCTACTGGACGACCAAGCACAAGGCCTGGGTGCGCCGCTATTTCCGCGACGAGATCGCGCCGATCATCACCCCGATCGGCCTCGACCCGACCCACCCCTTCCCGCTGCTGGTCAACAAGAGCCTGAACTTCATCGTCGAGCTGGAGGGCGTCGACGCCTTCGGCCGCGACTCCGGTCTGGCGGTGATTCCGGCGCCGCGCCTGTTGCCGCGCATCATCAAGGTGCCGGAAGAGGTGGGTGGCCCGGGTGCCAACTACGTGTTCCTGTCGTCGATGATCCACGCCCACGCCGACGACCTGTTCCCCGGCATGAAGGTCAAGGGCTGCTACCAGTTCCGCCTGACCCGTAACGCCGACCTGTCGGTGGACACCGAGGACGTCGAAGACCTTGCCCGCGCCCTGCGTGGCGAGCTGTTCAGCCGCCGCTACGGTGACGCGGTGCGCCTGGAAGTGGTCGACAGCTGCCCGAAACACCTGACCGACCAGCTGCTCAAGCAGTTCGGCCTGTCGGAAAGCGAGCTGTATCAGGTCAACGGGCCGGTCAACCTGACCCGCCTGTTCAGCATCACCGGCCTGGACAGCCACCCGGAACTGCAGCACGCGCCGTTCACCCCGGTGATCCCCAAGCTTTTGCAGAACAGCGACAACCTGTTCAACGTGATCAGCAAGCAGGACATCCTGCTGCTGCACCCTTTCGAATCCTTCACCCCGGTGGTGGATCTGCTGCGCCAGGCGGCCAAGGATCCCCACGTGCTGGCGATCAAGCAGACCCTGTACCGCTCGGGCGCCAACTCGGAAATCGTCGATGCGCTGGTGGAAGCCGCGCGCAACGGCAAGGAAGTCACCGCGGTGATCGAATTGCGCGCGCGGTTCGACGAGGAATCCAACCTGGCCCTGGCCAGCCGCCTGCAGGCTGCCGGTGCGGTGGTGATCTATGGCGTGGTCGGCTTCAAGACCCACTCCAAGATGATGCTGATCTTGCGCCGCGAGAACGGCGAGATCCGCCGTTACGCGCACCTGGGTACCGGTAACTACCACGCCGGCAACGCGCGGCTGTACACCGACTATAGCCTGCTGACCGCCGACGTGGCCCTGGGCGAGGACGTCTCCAAGCTGTTCAGCCAGCTGATCGGCATGGGCAAGACCCTGCGCATGAAGAAGTTGCTGCACGCGCCCTTCACCCTGAAGAAGACCCTGCTCGACCTGATCGCCAAGGAGACGGCGAGCGCCGCCGAAGGCAAGCCGGCGCACATCATCGCCAAGTTCAACTCGCTGACCGATGCCAAGATCATCCGTGCGCTGTACAAGGCCAGCCAGACCGGCGTGAAGATCGACCTGGTGGTGCGCGGCATGTGCTGCCTGCGCCCGGGCATTCCCGGGGTGTCGCACAACATCCAGGTGCGCTCGATCATCGGCCGCTTCCTGGAGCACACCCGGGTCTATTACTTCCTCAACGGCGGTGACGAGCTGATCTACCTGTCCAGTGCCGACTGGATGGAGCGCAACCTCGACAAGCGGGTGGAGACCTGCTTCCCGGTGGAAGGCAAGAAGCTCATCACCCGGGTCAAGAAGGAGCTGGAGGCCTACCTCACCGACAACACCCACGCCTGGGTGCTGCAGCCCGATGGCCGCTACGTGCGGCTGTCGCCCACCGGCAACCAGAACTCGCGCAGCGCGCAAGCCAGCCTGCTGGAGAAGCTCAGCGCACCGGTGATCACCGCGCGCTGA
- a CDS encoding 23S rRNA (adenine(2030)-N(6))-methyltransferase RlmJ translates to MNYRHAFHAGNHADVLKHLVLCRLFALLARKDAPYAYLDSHAGVGLYDLAGDQASRTGEWREGIGRLWEAADAPEPLLDYLEVIRAMNPDGVLRHYPGSPELARLQTREQDRLHLNEKHPDDGQALKENMAGDRRVAVHLGEGWHLPRALLPTREKRVVLLIDPPFEKADELERCVTALNEAIGRMRQTIVAVWYPIKDERQLKRFYRDMEKSAAPKLLRAELFVHPADDAGRLNGSGLLISNPPWGLEEELRELLPWLAERLAQSQGSWRLDWLIAEQQP, encoded by the coding sequence ATGAATTACCGCCACGCCTTCCATGCCGGCAACCACGCCGATGTGCTCAAACACCTGGTGCTGTGCCGCCTGTTCGCGCTGTTGGCGCGCAAGGACGCGCCCTACGCCTACCTGGACAGCCATGCCGGCGTCGGCCTGTACGACCTGGCGGGCGACCAGGCCAGCCGTACCGGTGAGTGGCGCGAGGGCATCGGCCGGCTGTGGGAGGCCGCTGATGCGCCCGAGCCGTTGCTCGATTATCTGGAAGTGATTCGCGCCATGAACCCCGATGGCGTGTTGCGCCATTACCCGGGTTCGCCCGAGCTGGCCCGCCTGCAGACCCGCGAGCAGGACCGCCTGCACCTGAACGAGAAACACCCGGACGACGGCCAGGCACTGAAGGAGAACATGGCCGGCGACCGCCGCGTGGCCGTACACCTGGGCGAGGGCTGGCACCTGCCGCGCGCCCTGTTGCCGACCCGCGAGAAGCGCGTGGTGCTGCTGATCGACCCGCCGTTCGAGAAGGCCGATGAGCTGGAACGCTGCGTCACCGCGCTCAACGAAGCCATCGGGCGCATGCGTCAGACCATCGTGGCAGTCTGGTACCCGATCAAGGACGAACGCCAGCTCAAGCGGTTCTACCGGGACATGGAAAAGAGCGCGGCGCCGAAACTGCTGCGCGCCGAGCTGTTCGTCCATCCGGCCGACGACGCCGGACGCCTCAACGGTTCAGGGCTGCTGATCAGCAATCCGCCATGGGGCTTGGAAGAGGAACTGCGCGAACTGCTGCCCTGGTTGGCCGAGCGCCTGGCGCAGAGTCAGGGCAGCTGGCGGCTCGACTGGCTGATCGCCGAGCAGCAGCCCTAA
- a CDS encoding sensor domain-containing phosphodiesterase, whose translation MKSHPDTAGRAMAEVVTQLPVPSRLGMMRFERMNEANWLLLFIDASCEKQFGIPPRDLCNLVETPYASLMEPEARYQLHDAIQQQLAENSRYLVRYTLHTPHGPLQLMELGEPFKQRGRALLRGYLLITSDEAADSPPHQQEALEDLQRSQAELQQHQTRAFAQQQLIVRLASQRYQGNDPCREAAELITRSACEIYGVARAGIWHLNGDTLEPVALYLQEQGQHQMPQPIDGRRYPNYLRALKEGRALDAHDAENDSRTRELLDDYLRPKAVSAMLDASIRVGGELVAVLCLEHTGGPRAWQADEVAFAGELADQYANVLSNQERRNATSALYLFQRAVEQSASAFILLNRDGMVEYVNPSFTAITQYSADEVQGRQLAELPALENLSELLFDSESGLAEQNSWQGEFKSRRKNLEPYWSQFSISKVHADDGTLTHYIGIYEDITETKQSQQRIERLAYSDNLTGLGNRYAFIRALEKRFSSGTAPVSLLLVDIDNFKRINDTLGHQTGDKLLVSLAKRLRNSFSGEGTLARFASNEFAILLDNCESQRGQLIAQQVLETLDKPLFVDNQLIIISGSVGLACSPEHGADPQTLMKHAGLALHKAKANGKHQMQVFTDVLNEEANYKLFVENNLRRALTQNELEVFYQPKLCLKTGQLLGMEALLRWQHPEKGMIRPDQFISVAEETGLIVPIGKWVVRQACRMSKQLTAVGLGNLQVAINLSPKQFSDPDLVGSIAAILEEEQLPPNLLELELTEGLLLEATDGTRSQLNALKQLGLTLAMDDFGTGYSSLSYLKKFPIDVIKIDRSFIKDIPESEDDMEITSAVIAMAHNLKLKVVAEGVETHAQLAFLRRQHCDIGQGYLFDRPIPGRDLVESLKRYSRRPTARR comes from the coding sequence ATGAAGAGCCATCCCGATACCGCAGGCCGTGCCATGGCCGAGGTCGTGACGCAATTGCCCGTGCCCTCGCGGCTCGGCATGATGCGTTTCGAGCGGATGAACGAGGCGAACTGGCTGCTGCTGTTTATCGACGCGAGCTGCGAGAAGCAGTTCGGCATCCCACCCCGGGATCTCTGCAACCTCGTGGAAACGCCCTACGCCAGCCTGATGGAACCGGAGGCGCGCTACCAACTGCACGACGCCATCCAGCAGCAACTCGCGGAAAACTCGCGTTACCTGGTGCGCTATACCCTGCACACGCCGCACGGCCCATTGCAGCTGATGGAGCTGGGCGAGCCCTTCAAGCAGCGCGGGCGCGCCCTGCTGCGCGGCTACCTGCTGATCACCAGCGACGAAGCCGCGGACTCGCCGCCCCACCAGCAGGAGGCGCTGGAGGACCTGCAACGCAGCCAGGCCGAGCTGCAACAGCACCAGACGCGCGCCTTCGCCCAGCAGCAGCTCATCGTGCGCCTGGCCAGCCAGCGCTATCAGGGCAATGACCCCTGCCGTGAGGCCGCCGAACTGATCACCCGCAGCGCCTGCGAGATCTATGGCGTGGCGCGCGCCGGTATCTGGCACCTCAACGGCGATACCCTAGAACCTGTGGCGCTCTACCTGCAGGAGCAGGGGCAACACCAGATGCCGCAGCCGATCGACGGCCGGCGCTACCCGAACTACCTGCGCGCCCTCAAGGAGGGCCGTGCGCTCGACGCTCACGACGCCGAGAACGATTCGCGCACCCGTGAGTTGCTCGACGACTACCTGCGGCCCAAGGCGGTATCGGCCATGCTTGACGCCAGCATTCGTGTCGGCGGCGAGTTGGTCGCCGTGCTCTGCCTGGAACACACCGGCGGCCCGCGCGCCTGGCAGGCGGACGAAGTCGCCTTTGCCGGCGAGCTGGCCGACCAGTACGCCAACGTGCTGAGCAATCAGGAGCGGCGCAATGCGACCAGCGCCCTGTATCTGTTCCAACGCGCCGTCGAACAGAGCGCCAGCGCCTTCATCCTGCTCAACCGTGACGGCATGGTGGAGTACGTGAACCCCAGTTTCACGGCCATCACCCAGTACAGCGCCGACGAGGTGCAGGGCCGTCAGCTCGCCGAGCTGCCGGCCCTGGAAAATCTCAGCGAACTGCTGTTCGACAGTGAATCCGGGCTCGCCGAGCAGAACAGCTGGCAGGGCGAGTTCAAGAGCCGGCGCAAGAACCTGGAACCCTACTGGAGCCAGTTCTCGATCTCCAAGGTACATGCCGACGACGGCACCCTGACCCACTACATCGGCATCTACGAAGACATCACCGAGACCAAGCAGTCCCAGCAGCGCATCGAACGCCTGGCCTACAGCGACAACCTCACCGGCCTGGGCAACCGCTACGCCTTCATCCGTGCGCTGGAAAAGCGCTTCAGCAGCGGTACCGCACCGGTCAGCCTGCTGCTGGTGGACATCGACAATTTCAAGCGCATCAACGACACCCTCGGCCACCAGACCGGCGACAAGCTGCTGGTCAGCCTGGCCAAACGCCTGCGCAACAGCTTCAGCGGCGAAGGCACCCTGGCGCGCTTCGCCAGCAACGAATTCGCCATCCTGCTCGACAACTGCGAGAGCCAGCGCGGCCAACTGATCGCCCAGCAGGTGCTGGAAACCCTCGACAAGCCGCTGTTCGTCGACAACCAGCTGATCATCATCAGCGGCTCCGTGGGCCTGGCCTGCTCGCCCGAACATGGCGCCGACCCGCAGACCCTGATGAAGCATGCCGGCCTGGCACTGCACAAGGCCAAGGCCAACGGCAAGCACCAGATGCAGGTGTTCACCGATGTGCTGAACGAGGAAGCCAACTACAAGCTGTTCGTCGAGAACAACCTGCGCCGCGCCCTGACGCAGAACGAGCTCGAGGTGTTCTACCAGCCCAAACTGTGCCTGAAGACCGGCCAGCTGCTGGGCATGGAGGCGCTGCTGCGCTGGCAGCACCCGGAAAAAGGCATGATCCGCCCGGACCAGTTCATCAGCGTGGCCGAGGAAACCGGGCTCATCGTGCCGATCGGCAAATGGGTGGTGCGCCAGGCCTGCCGCATGAGCAAGCAACTCACCGCCGTCGGGCTGGGCAACCTGCAGGTGGCCATCAACCTGTCGCCCAAGCAGTTCAGCGACCCGGACCTGGTCGGCTCGATCGCCGCGATTCTGGAAGAAGAACAGCTGCCGCCGAACCTGCTCGAGCTGGAACTGACCGAAGGGCTGCTGCTGGAGGCCACCGACGGCACCCGCAGCCAGCTCAACGCCCTCAAGCAACTGGGCCTGACCCTGGCCATGGACGACTTCGGCACCGGCTACTCGTCGCTCAGCTACCTGAAGAAATTCCCCATCGACGTGATCAAGATCGATCGCAGTTTCATCAAGGACATCCCCGAGAGCGAGGACGACATGGAGATCACCTCCGCGGTGATCGCCATGGCCCACAACCTCAAGCTCAAGGTCGTCGCCGAAGGCGTCGAGACCCACGCGCAGCTGGCGTTCCTGCGCCGTCAGCATTGCGATATCGGTCAGGGCTATCTATTTGATCGCCCCATACCGGGCCGCGATCTGGTAGAAAGTCTCAAGCGCTACTCGCGACGCCCGACCGCCAGACGGTAA
- the msrA gene encoding peptide-methionine (S)-S-oxide reductase MsrA, protein MALRSEILAHKLELPSAEQTLPGRETPISVPEAHFVNGNPLQGPFPAGLQTALFGLGCFWGAERRFWQQPGVWTTAVGYAGGHTPNPTYEETCSGLTGHAEVVLVVFDPKLTRYEDLLKVFWEVHNPTQGMRQGNDIGSQYRSAIYCLDEQQLAAARHSQEQFQEELRKAGLGEITTEIAPAPTFYYAEAYHQQYLAKNPEGYCGLGGTGVCLPPQS, encoded by the coding sequence ATGGCCCTACGCTCGGAAATTCTCGCCCACAAACTCGAACTGCCCAGCGCCGAGCAGACCTTGCCGGGCCGTGAAACGCCGATCTCGGTACCCGAAGCCCACTTCGTCAATGGCAACCCGCTGCAGGGCCCCTTCCCCGCCGGCCTGCAGACCGCGCTGTTCGGCCTCGGCTGCTTCTGGGGCGCCGAGCGACGTTTCTGGCAGCAGCCGGGCGTCTGGACCACGGCGGTGGGGTATGCCGGTGGCCATACGCCGAACCCGACCTACGAGGAGACCTGCTCCGGCCTGACCGGCCACGCCGAGGTCGTGCTGGTGGTGTTCGATCCCAAGCTGACCCGCTACGAGGACTTGCTCAAGGTCTTCTGGGAAGTGCACAACCCGACCCAGGGCATGCGCCAGGGCAACGACATCGGCAGCCAGTATCGCTCGGCCATCTACTGCCTTGACGAGCAGCAACTCGCTGCCGCCAGGCACAGCCAGGAGCAGTTCCAGGAGGAGTTGCGCAAGGCCGGCCTCGGCGAGATCACCACCGAGATCGCGCCCGCGCCGACCTTCTACTATGCTGAGGCCTACCATCAGCAGTACCTGGCCAAGAACCCGGAAGGGTATTGCGGCCTGGGCGGCACCGGCGTATGCCTGCCGCCTCAATCCTGA
- a CDS encoding HD-GYP domain-containing protein produces MPANLPYIAPNQLCIGLYVHLDLSWWEHSFAFNNFKIKDEGQLKQLRTLGLKRLRYDPARSDCEPLTLAETPVPAPAAPPPPPDPQEQARQTRVKQLSVLRKRLSEVDRAFIQASQRVKTLNQSLRNQPEESVKQAGALVNELVTTMLGEDGVALHSITGKAAEDAYVHSLNVTVLSMMLGRQLGLDAEASHMLGMGALLHDIGKLEVPSKVLLKPPPLTRPEQQLLEMHTLYGKRMGEKLMLDDDVLRIIHEHHEHCDGSGYPQQLREASIGRLSRIVCIANHFDNLCNPLDPRVALSPHEALARMFLPQYRVRFDDVALKAFIRCMGVYPPGSLVQLEDERYALVLGMHPTLPLKPTLIIYDPAVPKEEALIVNLEAEPKLAIAASIRPSQLPPEALEYLNPRQQLTYYVDPRRR; encoded by the coding sequence ATGCCTGCCAACCTGCCTTACATCGCCCCCAATCAACTCTGTATCGGCCTCTATGTTCACCTGGACCTGAGCTGGTGGGAGCACTCGTTCGCGTTCAACAACTTCAAGATCAAGGACGAAGGCCAGCTCAAGCAGCTACGTACGCTGGGCCTCAAGCGCCTGCGCTATGACCCGGCGCGTAGCGACTGCGAGCCCTTGACCCTGGCCGAAACGCCGGTGCCGGCGCCCGCCGCCCCGCCACCGCCGCCCGATCCCCAGGAGCAGGCACGGCAGACGCGGGTCAAGCAGCTCAGCGTGCTGCGCAAGCGCCTGTCCGAAGTCGATCGCGCCTTCATCCAGGCCAGCCAGCGGGTCAAGACCCTCAACCAGAGCCTGCGCAACCAGCCGGAAGAATCGGTCAAGCAGGCGGGCGCACTGGTCAATGAACTGGTCACCACCATGCTCGGCGAGGACGGCGTCGCCCTGCACAGCATCACCGGCAAGGCCGCCGAAGATGCCTATGTGCATTCGCTGAACGTCACCGTGCTGTCGATGATGCTCGGCCGCCAGCTGGGCCTGGATGCCGAGGCCAGCCATATGCTCGGCATGGGCGCCCTGCTGCACGACATCGGCAAGCTGGAGGTGCCCAGCAAGGTACTGCTCAAGCCGCCACCGCTGACCCGTCCCGAGCAACAGCTGCTGGAAATGCACACGCTGTACGGCAAGCGCATGGGCGAGAAGCTGATGCTCGACGACGATGTGCTGCGCATCATCCACGAACACCATGAGCACTGTGACGGCAGCGGTTATCCACAGCAGTTGCGCGAGGCGTCCATCGGCCGTCTGAGCCGGATCGTGTGCATCGCCAACCACTTCGACAACCTGTGCAACCCGCTCGACCCGCGGGTAGCGCTAAGCCCCCACGAAGCGTTGGCGCGGATGTTCCTGCCGCAGTATCGGGTGCGCTTCGACGATGTCGCCCTGAAAGCCTTTATCCGCTGCATGGGCGTTTACCCGCCCGGCAGCCTGGTGCAGCTCGAGGACGAGCGCTACGCACTGGTGCTGGGCATGCACCCGACGCTGCCCCTGAAGCCGACCCTGATCATCTACGATCCGGCAGTGCCCAAGGAGGAGGCGTTGATCGTCAACCTCGAGGCCGAGCCGAAGCTGGCCATCGCCGCCAGCATTCGCCCCTCGCAGCTACCGCCCGAGGCCCTCGAATACCTCAACCCGCGCCAGCAGCTGACCTATTACGTCGATCCACGACGTCGCTAG
- the hemB gene encoding porphobilinogen synthase: MSFTPANRLFPATRLRRNRRDDFSRRLVRENVLTTNDLILPVFVLDGENQREAVTSMPGVERLSIDLLLQEAENWVALGIPALALFPVTPAEKKTLDGSEAWNPDGIAQRATRALRERFPELGVITDVALDPFTTHGQDGILDENGYVQNDITVDALVKQALSHAEAGAQVVAPSDMMDGRIQAIREALELADHVNVRIMAYSAKYASAYYGPFRDAVGSSLNLGKANKASYQMDPANSDEALHEVASDLAEGADMVMVKPGMPYLDIVSRVKSEFKVPTFVYQVSGEYAMHMAAIQNGWLSEAVILESLTACKRAGADGILTYFAVRAAELIRQGQ; the protein is encoded by the coding sequence GTGAGCTTTACCCCCGCCAACCGCCTGTTCCCTGCCACCCGCCTGCGTCGCAATCGCCGCGACGACTTCTCCCGGCGCCTGGTGCGCGAGAACGTGCTGACCACCAATGACCTGATCCTGCCAGTGTTCGTGCTCGACGGCGAGAATCAGCGCGAGGCGGTAACGTCCATGCCGGGCGTCGAGCGGCTGTCCATCGACCTGCTGCTGCAGGAAGCGGAAAACTGGGTGGCGCTGGGCATCCCGGCCCTAGCGCTGTTTCCGGTCACCCCCGCGGAAAAGAAGACCCTCGACGGCAGCGAAGCCTGGAACCCGGACGGTATCGCCCAGCGCGCCACCCGCGCGCTGCGTGAGCGTTTCCCCGAGCTGGGGGTGATCACCGACGTGGCGCTGGACCCGTTCACCACCCACGGCCAGGACGGCATCCTCGACGAAAACGGCTACGTGCAGAACGACATCACCGTCGATGCGCTGGTCAAGCAGGCACTCTCCCATGCCGAGGCGGGCGCCCAGGTCGTCGCCCCCTCGGACATGATGGATGGGCGCATCCAGGCAATTCGCGAGGCCCTGGAACTGGCCGATCACGTCAACGTGCGGATCATGGCCTACTCGGCCAAATACGCCAGCGCCTACTACGGCCCGTTCCGCGACGCGGTGGGCTCCTCGCTGAACCTGGGCAAGGCCAACAAGGCCTCCTACCAGATGGACCCGGCCAACAGTGACGAAGCGCTGCACGAAGTGGCCAGCGACCTGGCCGAAGGCGCCGACATGGTCATGGTCAAGCCGGGCATGCCCTACCTGGACATCGTTTCCCGGGTCAAAAGCGAATTCAAGGTGCCGACCTTTGTCTATCAGGTCAGCGGTGAATACGCGATGCACATGGCCGCCATCCAGAATGGCTGGCTGAGCGAGGCGGTGATTCTCGAGTCGCTGACCGCCTGCAAACGAGCGGGTGCCGACGGCATCCTCACCTACTTCGCCGTGCGTGCGGCCGAACTCATACGACAGGGGCAGTAG
- a CDS encoding acyl-CoA dehydrogenase, whose product MPDTLLSARNLAFELYEVLDAEALSRRPRFSEHNRETFDAALGTARSIAENLFAPHNRKNDEHEPQYVDGGARLIAEVRPALQAFNEAGFLNATRDFELGGMQLPNLLSQACFAHFQAANIATASYPLLSMAAANLIEAFGDEEQKRRFLQPIIDGRFFGTMALTEPHAGSSLADIRTRAEPAGDGSYRIKGNKIFISGGDHDLSENIVHLVLARLPDAPAGVKGISLFIVPKLMVEEDGGLGARNDVALAGLFHKMGWRGTTSTALNFGDQGNCVGYLVGKPHAGLAYMFQMMNEARIGVGMGAVMLGYAGYLYSLDYARQRPQGRLPDAKQAGGQVAIIEHADVRRMLLTQKAYVEGGFDLVLYCARLVDDSQTLEDAEQREQAARLLDLLTPIAKSWPSEYCLQANALAIQILGGHGYTRDHPVEQYYRDNRLNPIHEGTHGIQSLDLLGRKVGQHGGAALQALRQRIIDTCERAERFSELDALRQPLLALLARLSEITLGLLGDLQQGRVNTALADSALYLKVFGHLVLGWRWLEQAVRAEQGRLAGNGADNDFYDGKLQAARYFLLREVPGCHHDLDILARRDDTCLAMQDTWF is encoded by the coding sequence ATGCCCGATACCCTGCTCAGCGCCCGCAACCTGGCGTTCGAACTCTACGAAGTGCTCGACGCCGAAGCACTCAGCCGGCGCCCGCGCTTCAGCGAACACAACCGGGAAACCTTCGACGCCGCGCTGGGCACGGCGCGCAGCATCGCCGAAAATCTGTTCGCCCCGCACAACCGCAAGAACGACGAGCACGAGCCGCAGTACGTCGACGGCGGCGCCAGGCTGATCGCCGAGGTCAGACCGGCGTTGCAGGCCTTCAACGAGGCCGGCTTCCTGAACGCCACGCGGGACTTCGAGCTGGGCGGCATGCAGCTGCCCAACCTCTTGTCCCAGGCCTGCTTCGCGCATTTCCAGGCGGCCAACATCGCCACGGCGTCCTACCCGCTGCTGAGCATGGCTGCCGCCAACCTGATCGAGGCCTTTGGCGATGAGGAGCAGAAGCGCCGCTTTCTGCAGCCGATCATCGACGGGCGCTTCTTCGGCACCATGGCGCTGACCGAGCCCCACGCCGGCTCCTCGCTGGCCGATATCCGCACCCGCGCCGAACCGGCAGGCGACGGCAGCTACCGCATCAAAGGCAACAAGATCTTCATCTCCGGTGGTGATCACGACCTCAGCGAGAACATCGTCCACCTGGTACTGGCTCGCCTGCCCGATGCGCCGGCCGGGGTGAAAGGCATTTCGCTGTTTATCGTGCCGAAACTCATGGTCGAAGAAGACGGCGGCCTCGGCGCTCGCAACGACGTGGCCCTGGCCGGCCTGTTCCACAAGATGGGCTGGCGGGGCACCACCTCCACGGCGCTGAATTTCGGTGATCAGGGCAATTGCGTAGGCTATCTGGTCGGCAAACCCCATGCTGGCCTGGCCTATATGTTCCAGATGATGAATGAGGCGCGCATCGGCGTCGGCATGGGCGCGGTGATGCTCGGCTATGCCGGCTACCTGTATTCCCTCGACTACGCCCGCCAGCGCCCCCAAGGGCGCCTGCCCGATGCCAAGCAGGCCGGCGGCCAGGTGGCGATCATCGAGCACGCCGACGTGCGGCGCATGCTGCTGACCCAGAAAGCCTACGTGGAGGGCGGCTTCGACCTGGTGCTGTATTGCGCGCGCCTGGTCGACGACAGTCAGACCCTGGAAGACGCCGAGCAACGCGAGCAGGCCGCGCGGCTGCTCGACCTGCTGACCCCCATCGCCAAGTCCTGGCCGTCCGAATACTGCCTGCAGGCCAACGCCCTGGCGATCCAGATCCTTGGCGGCCACGGCTACACCCGTGATCATCCGGTGGAGCAGTATTACCGCGACAACCGCCTCAACCCGATCCACGAGGGCACCCACGGCATCCAGTCCCTCGACCTGCTCGGTCGCAAGGTCGGCCAGCACGGCGGCGCGGCGCTGCAGGCGCTGCGTCAGCGGATCATCGATACCTGCGAGCGGGCCGAGCGGTTCAGCGAACTGGACGCCCTGCGCCAGCCGTTGCTGGCCCTGCTGGCGCGCCTGTCGGAAATCACCCTTGGCCTGCTCGGCGACCTGCAGCAGGGCCGGGTCAACACGGCACTCGCCGACTCGGCGCTGTACCTCAAGGTGTTCGGCCACCTGGTACTCGGCTGGCGCTGGCTGGAACAGGCGGTGCGCGCCGAGCAGGGGCGCCTGGCCGGCAACGGCGCCGACAACGACTTCTACGATGGCAAGCTGCAGGCCGCGCGCTACTTCCTGCTCAGGGAAGTGCCCGGCTGCCACCATGACCTGGACATTCTGGCCCGCCGCGACGATACCTGCCTGGCGATGCAGGACACCTGGTTCTAG